In Pseudoliparis swirei isolate HS2019 ecotype Mariana Trench chromosome 2, NWPU_hadal_v1, whole genome shotgun sequence, the following are encoded in one genomic region:
- the casq2 gene encoding calsequestrin-2 — MLSLCLFLLPCLSLVPLAPATKGLEFPHYDGKDRVLDINDKNYKSALKKHSMVCMFYHGPVSDSKELQKQHKMTELVLELVAQVVEEKDIGFGMVDSHKDAKVAKKLGLEEEGSMYVFKADRVIEFDGLLSANTLVEFLLDLLEEPVEVIDNALELRAFDRMEEDIRVIGFFKSEDSEHYDAFKEAAEQFQPYIKFFATFEKSVAKEVTLKLNEVDFYEPFMEEPVTIPGKPHSEEHLVKFITEHRRPTLRKLRAEDMFETWEDDIEGVHIVAFAEKEDPDGFEFLEILKEVARDNTHLLDLSIIWIDPDDFPLLIPYWEKTFKVDLFRPQIGVVNVTDADSVWMEMEDEEDLPSAQELEDWIEDVLSGKVNTEDDDDDEEDDEDDDDEDDDDDDDDDDDDDEDDDDNEDDDDDDDDDDDDDDDDE, encoded by the exons ATGCTCTCCCTTTGCTTGTTCCTGCTGCCTTGCCTGAGCCTTGTGCCGTTGGCCCCGGCAACAAAGGGCCTCGAGTTCCCACATTACGACGGGAAAGACCGCGTTCTCGACATCAATGACAAGAACTATAAGAGCGCCTTGAAGAAGCACAGCATGGTGTGCATGTTCTACCACGGGCCCGTATCGGACAGCAAGGAGCTGCAGAAACAACACAAGATGACCGAGTTGGTGCTGGAG CTTGTAGCtcaggtggtggaggagaaagACATCGGGTTTGGAATGGTGGACTCCCACAAAGATGCAAAAGTAGCAAAGAAGCTGG gcctggaggaggagggcagcatGTATGTGTTCAAGGCCGATCGGGTCATCGAGTTCGACGGTTTGCTCTCGGCAAACACTCTGGTGGAGTTTCTGTTGGAC ctgctggaggagccggtggagGTGATAGATAACGCTCTGGAGCTGAGAGCCTTCGATAGGATGGAGGAAGACATCCGGGTCATTGGTTTCTTCAAGAGCGAGGACTCTgagc ACTATGAcgcatttaaagaagctgcagAGCAGTTTCAGCCCTACATCAAGTTCTTTGCCACATTTGAAAAATCT GTGGCCAAGGAGGTGACCCTAAAGTTGAATGAGGTGGATTTCTATGAGCCCTTCATGGAGGAGCCCGTCACCATCCCGGGCAAGCCTCACTCGGAAGAGCATCTGGTGAAATTCATAACTGAACACAGACG ACCGACTCTGAGAAAGCTGCGTGCAGAAGACATGTTTGAGACCTGG GAGGATGACATCGAGGGCGTCCACATTGTGGCCTTTGCCGAGAAGGAAGACCCTG ATGGTTTTGAGTTCTTGGAAATCTTGAAGGAAGTTGCGAGAGACAACACCCACCTACTCGATCTGAGCATCATCTGGATCGACCCCGATGATTTTCCCCTG CTGATCCCCTACTGGGAGAAGACCTTCAAGGTGGACCTGTTCCGACCACAGATCGGAGTTGTCAACGTTACCGAT GCCGACAGCGTgtggatggagatggaggacgaggaggatcTGCCCAGCGcacaggagctggaggactgGATAGAGGACGTGCTCTCTGGCAAAGTCAAcactgaggatgatgatgatgatgaggaagatgacgaggatgatgatgacgaggatgatgatgacgacgatgacgacgatgatgacgacgatgaagatgatgacgataacgaggatgatgatgacgatgatgatgacgacgacgacgacgacgatgatgatgagtaA
- the LOC130206737 gene encoding potassium voltage-gated channel subfamily E member 2-like translates to MSASDSSNMTLRLEGSLTRALGHYLDNWRRNLTAAANTLDQTLAEENFRNVIWYLAVMIGMFAFIIVAMLVSTVKSKRREHSKDPYHQYIKEDWTAQVQQGDAVTR, encoded by the coding sequence ATGAGTGCATCTGATTCGTCCAACATGACCCTTCGCCTGGAGGGGTCCCTGACCAGAGCTTTAGGCCACTACCTGGACAACTGGAGGCGTAACTTGACAGCTGCAGCCAACACTTTGGACCAGACTCTGGCTGAGGAGAACTTCAGGAACGTCATCTGGTATCTGGCAGTGATGATCGGCATGTTTGCCTTCATTATTGTGGCCATGCTGGTAAGCACGGTCAAATCCAAGAGGAGAGAGCACTCTAAGGACCCCTACCACCAATACATCAAGGAGGACTGGACCGCTCAGGTGCAACAGGGCGACGCTGTCACCCGCTAA